CACCGTTCGCTCGGTCTTCTTCGGTGGCGGCACGCCTTCGCTGATGCAGGCGAAAAGCGTCGCCGGGGTGTTGGAGGCCATCGCCAAACATTGGCCGGTGGCGCCCGATGTCGAAGTCACGCTCGAAGCCAATCCGTCGAGTGTCGAGGCGGCGCGCTTTCGCGAGTATCGCGCCGCGGGCGTCAACCGTGTCTCGATCGGCGTGCAATCTTTCAACGATACCGACCTCAAGGCGCTCGGCCGACTGCACAATGCAGCCGAGGCGAGCAATGCCATCGATGTCGCGGCGCAAGTTTTTGACCGCTATTCATTCGATCTGATCTATGGCCGGCCCAACCAGACCGTGAAAGCCTGGGAAGCGGAACTGAAGACGGCACTCACCCGCGTGCGCGACCATATTTCGCTGTATCAACTCACCATCGAACCCGACACGATGTTCGAGCGGCTTCACAATGCCGGAAAGCTCGCCGTACCGGATTCCGATCTTGGTCGCGCCTTCTGGGATGCGACGCAGGAACTGACCGCAATGGCCAGCCTCCCCGCGTACGAGGTTTCGAACCACGCACGCCGCGGCGCCGAGAGCCGCCATAACCTCATCTATTGGCGCTATGGCGAATATGCCGGCGTCGGCCCCGGCGCACATGGCCGGATCATTACGCCCAAGGGGCGCCGGGCGCACGCAACTGAGCGCCATCCCGAAATGTGGCTTACCGTCGTCGAGGCGGACGGCCATGCCCTCGTCGAGGACGAATTGCTATCGACCGAGGAACAGGGCGACGAATTCCTGCTGATGGGGCTGCGGCTCTCGGAGGGAATTGAGCCGGCCCGTTTCGAGGCGGTCGCAGGACGCCGACTCGATCCCGGCCGTATCGCCTCGCTCCTCGCCGACGGCATGGTGGAGATGACCGCTGCCGGCCGGCTGCGTGTCAGCCCCGAAGGCTTTCCGGTGCTCGACGCCGTCGTGGCGGATTTGGCGGCTTAAATCAGGTCGCCGAGCCTCTGCCCGCAAAACTGCGCGGCGCCTGGCTTAGTGCGACGGCACTGCCACTCTCGATTTCGAAGATCGCCAGAGCGCGCTCATTCTGGCCGTTCGGCTTGAACCGGAACACGCCGTCGGCGCCGTTGAAACCGCCCGAGTTGGTCAGCACATTGTCGGAAAACTTGTCGCCGCCACCGCGTTTCGCCAGCGCGATGACGAGTGAGGCCGCGTCATAGCCGAGCGTCGCGATCCGCGTCGGATCGCTGCCATATTTGGTACGATAGCGCTGCGCGAACGCCTGGAAGCCGCCATTGTCCGGCGCCGCGAACCAGGCCCCCTGCAACGGCGCAAGGCCGAGCACGCGGGCATCGTTCCAGAGGCCCGTGCCGAGAATCTGCGCCTTGTGCGAATCGAGCCCGGCGGAGCGCAGCGCATGGGCCATGGCCGGCATCGCGTCGGCCTGTTCAGGGATGAACAGCGCGTCGATCTGATTGCCGAAGGCCGCGACCTTGCCGACGGCGCTCGTGAGCGTCTGCGGCGTGTAATTCTCAATCTCGACGACACGCAGCCCGCGTTGCGCGGCGATCTGCTGAAACTCCGCCGAGGCGACACGGCCGTAATCGTTATTCGGGATCAGAGCGGCGAAGGATTTCTTTCCCTGGCTCGCCGCGTAATCGACGATGCGATCGACATAATTCTCAATCAGGAACGACAGGAGATAGACGCCGGGAGCCGCGGTCGACGTGTCGGTCGAGAAGGCGATGACCGGCTTATGCGCCGCCTGCGCAATTTCACCGACCGCACGGACGCTCGGGGAAAAAAGCGGCCCAAGAATAATATCGTCGTTCTCGGTGATCGTCTGTTGCGCCGCCGTCTTGGCGCCGTCCGGTGTCGAATGATCGTCCATATAGGAGAAGGTCACGGCATTGCCGCCGCTTTCGGAGACCGCGAGATCGGCGGCATTTTTGAGCGATACGCCGACAACGCTCGGGGCACCCGACGCCTGCGTCAGCGGCAGAATCATCGCGACACGCACACTGCTGCTGCCCGCTGGCCCCGACGGCGCACCAGGAAGCGGCTGCGTTTGGACTGGCGTCACAGGTGCCGAAGCCGAAAACGAATCGGAATTGTTATTGCTCGAGGCGCTGGGATTGACCTCCTCGCAGGCGCCCAAGGCAAGCGTCGCGAGCAGCGTAAACGCAAGGCCAACCCTGGCGCCAAGGCGCCGGCCGAAATGCCGGGCAAGCCCGAAGCTCTGAAACAAGAAAGACCCCCTCCAGCCGCGATATCCATAAGCGGCTCTGCAGGAATTCGCGGGCTCGCGGCATGGCCGCATAAGCCAAGGCAGTTTAACTAGGAACACATTATATCTGATTTGAGGCGGCTCGGAAATTGGACCGCAGCCGCCACTAGCTTGCGGGCTTCTGGCGCGTTCTATATATGGAATATTAGGACGATATATAGAACACTCGTTCCAACCATCGGCGGAAGATGAGCGAAAATCAGAACGCCCTAGAGGGCGCCCCCATGTTCACCGCCTTCGGCTTACGGGCGGAGGCGGTGAAATTATCGCCCGGACTCCATGTCGTCGCGACTCCGATCGGCAACCTCGGCGATATTTCGTTGCGCGCACTCTCGACACTTGCGGCGGCCGACGCAGTGATTGCGGAAGATACGCGAGTCACGAAAGTGCTTCTCGCCCATTACGGCATCTCGACGCCTCTCGTCGCTTATCATGAGCACAACGCCGCGGTCATGCGCCCGCACCTCGTCGCCCGGCTCACCAATGGCGCAGCGCTCGCCCTTGTCTCGGATGCTGGCACGCCGCTCATCTCCGATCCGGGATATAAACTCGTCGCCGCGACGCTGGCCGAAGGCCTGCCCGTGACCTCCGTTCCGGGCGCTTCAGCCGTACTCACAGCCCTCGTCGTCGCCGGCCTGCCGACGGACCGATTTTTCTTCGAGGGATTCTTGCCGCCGAAATCCGCGGCCCGGCGGCAGCGGATCGCAGTACTCGCACCGATTCCCGGCACGCTGGTCTTTTTCGAGTCTCAACATCGCGTGGCCGAGACGCTCCATGATCTGGCTGAGGTTCTGGGACCGCGCGACGCGGCGTTGGCGCGCGAGCTGACCAAGGTTTTCGAAACAGTCCGGCGCGGCACGCTGCCGGAGCTTGCGGAAACCTTTGCCGCCGAACCGCCGCCGAAGGGCGAGATCGTTCTTCTGGTCGGGCCGCCACAGGATGGCGCGCTTGAGATCGACGCGGAAGAACTCGACCGCCGGCTCGCCAAGGCGCTCGAAACCCTGTCGGTCAAGGAAGCGGCGACCGTCATTTCCGTTGAAACCGGTCAACCACGACGCAAAGTTTACGCACGGGCTGTGGAACTCTCCGCCCGTAACCGTTGAAGCAAAGCGTAAACGCGCGCAAATTCGGAGCGAATTGAACCGAGAGCGATCATGGTTGCCAAACTCGGCGGACCGATAACAGCCGAAGCCCGTCGCCAGCGTGCCCGTATTGCCGGGCGCCGCGCGGAGAATTGGGCGGCGCTCTATTTGCGGCTCAAAGGCTATCGGATCCTGGCGCGGGGCTATTGCGTGCGCGGCGGTGAGATTGATCTCGTCGTGCGGCGCGGATCGAACATCGTCTTTGTCGAGGTGAAATATCGTCCGACGCTGATCGCGGCGATGAATGCGATCGACACATGGAAACGCCAGCGCGTCTCGCGCGCCGCCCGCGTCTGGCTCTCAGCCAACCCTTGGGCGGCAGCCTTGACGCTGCGCGGCGACGCTGTCTATCTCGCCCCGCGCCAATGGCCACGCCATGCTATCGCCGCCGTGGCGCTCGATTTCGATTGAATAATTGTTGCATCTGCGCCTTAGACATTCGGCGAAAAGCCGCCGCAAATTTCGGCGGCGAGGAAAATGACGGGAATGAACACGGCCGAATCCGCCACAACGGTTCCCCGCGCGGCCGGCGAAGCGGCCCAACCGAGCGTCGCATCGGCCGCCGGCATCGCGGCTGATCTTGTCGCCGTCCTCGTCGCCGTCACGGGCGGCGAGCCGCGTGTGCTGACCTTGCAGGACGCGCGCCTGTTGCCCTCCGGCGCTTTTGAGCTGACGCACCGGTCTCTGCAATCAGGCCTGCGCGCCTGGGTCGAACGGCAGACGCATCATCCCGTTGGCTATGTCGAACAACTCTACACATTCGCAGATCGCGACCGCGGCCTTGGCCCCGAACAACGCGTCATCTCTGTCAGCTATCTCGGTCTGACCCGCGAGCGGCCGCCCGGCCCCGGCGACCAGACGAGCTGGCAGGATTGGTATCTCTATCTGCCATGGGAAGACCGCCGCGTCGGCGTTCCTCCTATGATCGACGCCGTGATCCTGCCCGCCCTACGCGCTTTTGCCAAAGCCGCGCCCAACATTGCCTTGCGGCACGACCGCGCCAATCGGATCGCCGCCACCTTCGGCACCGACGGCCGCCCGTGGAACGAGGAATTCGTGCTCCAGCGCTACGAATTGCTCTACGAAGCGGGCCTAATCCCCGAAGCGCGGCGAGGAGAGGCGGATGCGGGCGCCGCGCCAGATCACGATGGTTTTGGATTGGATCGATCCAAAGCCATCGTGATCGATTCTGAAAATTCAGAGCGGGATTTACGCGAAAAACCGGCATCCACTTTTTCGCATCCTGCTCTGGTGCATGGCCGCAGCATGAGCCTCGATCACCGCCGCATTCTGGCGACGGGAATCGCCCGGCTACGCGCCAAGATTAAATACCACCCGGTCGTGTTCGAGCTGATGCCCGACACTTTCACGCTGCTGCAATTGCAACGCTGCGTCGAGGCTCTCGCCGGCCGGCTCGTCCACAAACAGAATTTCCGCCGCCTGGTGGAACAGCAGGAACTCGTTGAAGAAACAGGGCAATCCAGCCAGGAGACAGGCGGACGGCCGGCAAAACTCTTCCGCTTCCGCCGGGAAGTTTTGTTTGAGCGCGCCCTCGTCGGAACGAAACTGCCCATTTCTCGGTCTTGACAAACGTTATGCTCAACCCCAGCATATTACTCAGTAATGCTCAGAGGGAGTATAATCTGATGGCCGAGATGGATTTGCTGACAAGGAGCGACGAGCTCTACGCCAAGGTGAGCCATCGGATTCCGGCGATCGAGTGGCCGTTCTTCTCCGGCGACATCGAGGCGATCCAGCGGCTGAAGCGCGAGCGCAATGCCGTGATCCTGGCGCATAATTACCAGACGCCGGAAATTTATCATTGCGTCGCCGATATCGTCGGCGACAGCCTGGCGCTTGCCCGCGAGGCGGTGGATGTCGATGCCGACGTGATCGTGCTCGCCGGTGTCCATTTCATGGCCGAAACGGCAAAGCTCCTCAATCCCAAGAAGAAAGTTCTGATCCCGGACATGGCCGCCGGCTGTTCGCTGGCGGACTCGATCACGCCGGAGAACGTGCGCGAACTGCGGCGCCGCTATCCCGGCGTGCCTGTCGTCACCTATGTCAACACGTCGGCGGCCGTGAAGGCTGAATCCGATATCTGTTGTACCTCCGGCAACGCGCGCAAGATTATCGAATCGCTCGGCGTGCCGCGCGTGATCATGATCCCGGACGAATATCTGGCGAAGAACATCGCCGCCGAGACGGGCGTCGAGATCATCACCTGGAAGGGCCATTGCGAAGTGCACGAGCTTTTCGGCACCGAGGAAGTCGCGCAATTGCGCGAGGATTATCCCGGCGTCGTCATTCTCGCACATCCCGAATGTGCACCCGACGTCGTCCAGGCTGCGGACTTTTCCGGTTCGACCGCGGCGATCGCCAATTACGTCGAGAAGAAGCGGCCAGAGCGAGTTGCGCTGCTGACCGAATGTTCGATGAGCGATAATATCTCCGTGCATTATCCGGAACTTGAATTCATCCGTCCGTGCAATCTCTGTCCGCACATGAAGCGGATCACGCTGTCGAACATCCGGCGTTCGCTGGAGACGATGCAGCACGAGGTGGAGATCGATCCTTCGACCGCCGTACGGGCACGGCTTTCGGTCGAACGCATGTTGGCGGTCTCTTAAGGCAAAGCTAATGGACATTCGCGATCTCGAAGGGCGCGTGCTGATCGTCGGCGGCGGTATCGCCGGGCTGATGACGGCGCTGAAGCTTGCACCCGAACCTTGTGTGGTATTGAGCCGCGGCCCCATCGGCGAAGACACGTCGAGCATTCTGGCGCAGGGCGGCGTTGCGGCTTGCATCGGCTCTGACGACAGCGTGGCGTTGCAAGTGGCCGATACGCTCGCCGCGGGCGATGGGCTTTGCGACCCGTCGGTTGTCCAGAAGATTATCGCCGGGGCCCCGGTTGCGATTGCAGACCTCGTGCGTCTTGGCGTGCCGTTCGATCGCGACGCGAACGGCAATTTACGGCGCGGGCTTGAGGCCGCGCACAGCCGTCACCGCATCATTCATGCCGGCGGCGACAAGACCGGCCGCGAGATCACACTGACTTTGGCTGCCGCCGTCCGTTCAGCGCCATCTGTTACGATCCTCGAAGGTTTTGCCGCGCGCCGTTTGAATGTCGAAGATGGTGCGGTGTCGGGCCTCATCGCCGAAAGCGCCGCCGGACCCGTTTTCTTCCGCACCGACCGTGTCGTGATTGCGACCGGCGGCGTCAGCGGATTGTTCGCGCATGGCACAAACCCCGTCGGCTCCTCGGGCCAGGGTCTTGCGATTGCGGCGCGCGCAGGCGCCATATTGAGCGATATGGAATTCGTGCAGTTCCATCCGACCGCGCTCGATGGCGCGGGGCCGCAAGTCAGCCTCATCAGCGAGGCGGTGCGGGGCGAGGGCGCGATCCTCGTCAACGAAGATGGCGAACGCTTCATGGCCAGCGTTGCCGGGGCGGACCTTGCGCCCCGCGATGTCGTCGCCCGCGCCGTCTGGGCGCAATTGCGCGCCGGACATCGCACTTTTCTCGACGCGCGCAATATCGAGGACCTGCCATCGCACTTCCCCGGTGTGACACAGCATTGCCGCGCCGTGGGCGTCGATCCGGTGCGCGATCCGATTCCGGTGCGCCCGGCGGCGCATTATCATATGGGCGGGATCAAGGTGGACATCGAAGGCCGCACGAATATCGATGGGCTGTGGGCGGTCGGCGAAGCCGCCGCCACCGGTCTTCATGGCGCAAACAGACTGGCCAGCAATTCACTGCTCGAAGCTTTGGTCTGTGCGGGCTTCGTTGCCGATAGTCTCAAGGCGGCCCGGCGCCGGGCGTCGCCGGCCACGCCCGCTGCCCAGCCGATGCGCCCGAACGATCTGCAATCGGTTCGCGCCATCGTCTCGCGCGTGGCTGGTGTATTGCGCGATGGCACAGATCTACGCCGCGCCGCGGGCGAACTTTACCCGCTCGCCGCAACCAATGATGCAGCCCTCGTTGCGTTGATGATCGTCACCGCCGCTTTGCGGCGCGAGGAAAGCCGCGGCGCACATTACCGGCTCGATTTTACGCAGAAGGACGCCGCGCCAACATGGCCCCGCGACATAGACGTTGCGCAGGCTTTTGGCGTCGCGCGTGAACTTTCTCTCGCCGACGTCGCCTGATGAATCTGGCGCCCCTGTCGCGGCTCATCCTCGAACCCTTGGTTCGCGCGGCGCTCGTCGAGGATCTCGGCCTTGCCGGCGACATCACGACTAACGCGATCGTGCCGCCCGAAGTCGAAACACAGGCGCTATTCGTCGCGCGCAAGCCGGGCGTCGTCGCCGGCCTCGATCTGGCGAAACTCAGCCTCGAACTTGTTGATCCGTCGCTGACCTTTTCCGTCGCGAAGCCCGACGGTACACATGTCGCGGCTGGCGAGACGATCGCGACCGTCAGCGGCAAGGCGGCGCCGATCCTCATCGGCGAGCGCGTGGCGCTGAATTTTCTCGGCCATCTGAGCGGCATCGCCACGGCAACTGCTAAATTCGTCAAAGCTGTCGAAGGCCACAAGGCGAAGATCGTCTGCACGCGGAAAACCACGCCGGGCCTGCGCGCAATCGAGAAATACGCGGTGCGCGCTGGTGGCGGCCAGAACCATCGCTTCGGCCTCTATGATGAGGTTCTGATCAAGGACAATCATATCGCCATCGCTGGCGGCGTGACGGCGGCGCTCCGGCGGGCCAAGCAGCATGTCGGCCATATGGTCAAAATCGAGATCGAGGTCGATTCGCTCGAACAATTGCGCGAGGCGCTCTCCGAAAAGCCGGATGTCGTCCTGCTCGACAACATGACCCCCGCGCAATTGGCGGAGGCCGTAAAGATCATTGATGGCCGCGCCATTACCGAGGCGTCCGGGGGCGTCTCGCTAGAGACCGCTGCGGCGGTCGCGGCGAGTGGTGTCGATCTCATCGCCATCGGCTGGCTCACGCATAGCGCCCCGACCCTCGATATCGGGCTTGATTTTCCCGACTGACCAATCGCGCCAATTACCGTCCAACGGCGCCGCCCGCAACTATACCTGAAGTATGATACTTTTTGAATAGTTCTATCTATAACAATGACTTATAAGTCATTTGCGGTTGCTATCGGCGGCAAATAAAGAATCATCTTAGCGATCGGACCGAGCTGCATTGGCGCCTGCCAATGCTCGGATCGGAAGGTTTTAAGACCCGCCAATCGCATCGGGGGTGCGACGCTCGGCGCCGTATCAAAGCAGCCGTTTCCGCGGCTGCGAGCTGGTTTGGGGAAATTTCGATGTCATCTTTAATGCTGTGTCCATCGTGGGCACGGTCCGGTGCTGCGCGCGCAAATCGCGGCCATTCTCTTCATCTGGATCGCAATGGCTTAAGGGCGTTTGCCTTTCTGTTCGGTCTCGCGGGCTGGCAAAATTCCGCCGCTGCTCAGAGTGGCGCGGCTGTCACCGACGCCCTGCCGACAATCAATGTCAATGCAGCGCCGTCGCAAGCGACGGGCGCGATAACGCCCGCACCCCAACCCGCTCTCGAACAGCCGGCCGGCGAAACAATCTACACGCAGTCACGCGATAGCTACGACGACAAGCCCGCGCTCACTATCGGCGACATGCTGTCGCAAACGCCGGGCGTGACATTTCAGACCGGCAACGGACCGCGCGACCTCTCGATCTCCATCCGCGGCTCCAACGACCACATGGCCTTCGGCATCCGCAACATTCAGATTCTCGAAGACGGCTTCCCGCTGGTTCAGCCGGACGGACGCGCCCGGGCGGACCTGATCGACCCGCATGCCTATGGCTCTATCGACACCTTCCAGGGGCCCGCCTCGACGCTCTACGGCAATTACGCGACGGGTGGAGCGCTCTTCCTCCACACACGTAATCCGGCCGATATCAATGGCATCGAAATCGGCAGCGATTTCGGCAGCTTTGGAACGATCAACAATCACGTCACGATCGGAGAGACCGGCAAAAACTATCAGCTCTTCATGTTCGGCAGCGACGTGCGCGGCGAAACCGGCATCGCGCACACGCGATATGACACGCCCACGGAAAACGTCCTGCTGCGGGTCGATGCCTCGCCCACCGATCGCTTCATCTTCAAACTCATCAACAACAATACGATCACCGATCAATCGGTCCGCCTGTCGCTTGATCAATTCGAGATCAACCCCTTTCAGAAAGGCTGCGCCGGCCTGCAAAGCGCCGGCTGCGGCAGCGTCACCTTGCTTCGCAATGGTGCCGCCGGCGCGACGGTCAATGTCAGCCCTGAACAGGCCGGATTGCGGCGCGACGACTGGCGCATGCTCGAAGGCGTACGCTGGGAACACGATATCGATGCCAATACGCTCGTGCGCACGCAGGTGACTTACGATCGGCTGAAGATCGATCAACCGAATACGGCGGTGTCGGAGGCTGGCAATTTCGATTCCGTCGATGTGCGTTCGGACATCACGAACAATAACGCGGTCTTCTCGCGGCCATTGACATCCTTCGCCGGCATCGATTTCAACTATCTCGACTTCGGTGACCATTTCCACAATTTGCTGCCGACCGGCGACGCCGCAGTCGGCCCACTGTCGCAAACATTGTTCGGCCACGAGTGGAACGCCAGCGCGCGCTTTCAGGAAGATCAGCAATTCGCAAAGAATTGGGATTTCGTCACCGGCCTTGGCGGCGAATTCACCCACATCAATGGCACCGAAACAAATTTCAACACGAGCCTGCCAAGCGATGCGGCCTCAAGCATCATCCCGGCCGATCGCAGCTTCTTCAATCTCGCGCCGGAAGCCTCGCTGATCTACACGCCCAACCAGGAATGGACGTTGCACAGCCGCGTCGGCACGGGCTACGGCACGCCGCAGCCAAACGCCTTGTTCACCACGCCGCAGGGTACATTTGGCAACAACACGCAATTGAAGGCGCAGTCGAACGTCGGGTTCGATCTTGGCGCGCAATGGACGCCTCTGCATTCCGTGAGCATTCAGGCGACCGGGTTCTACGAATTCTTCCGTAACGAGCAAATTACGCAGAGCGCCGGCGCGGGCTTGCAGAATTTCACGTTCAACGCGCCGGCCTCGCAGCATCGCGGCGTCGAGCTTGCGGCACTTTGGCAGCCGCTGCCGCAGCAATTGCCGGAGGCGCACCTGCAATTGTCCTATCTTTACGACAACCAGATCTACACGAACTTCAGTGACACGCTCTCGAATGCAACCACGACGGCGAGCTTTGGCCGCAACGGCAACGCAATTCCCGGCGTGGTGCCGCATTTCCTCGACGCGCGTTTCCTCTATGATGAAGACCATGGCCCGCTCAAGGGCGCCGGCGGATTTGTCGAACTCGTCTACCGCAGCTCGTTTTATCTCGACAACGCCAACCTGCTTCAGGCGCCGGGCTACGAAATCGTCAACGCCGGCCTTCACTATGACCCGCCTGTGGAGGCCGGTCCGCTCCATAAGGTGCATATCTATTTCGAGGTCGAGAACCTGCTCAACAAAACCTACGTCGGCTCTGCCTCAAACATCACAGATACCTTGGGGGCGAATGGTCAAGTTGGCGATGCCGCGACATTGGCCGCACATACCGGATCGATCTTTGCGGGCAATCCACGGGGCTTTTACGGCGGCTTCAGACTGTCATTTTGAGGAAGCCCCGCCTCAAACCCCTCAGCCGTGGCGGGCTATTTTCCGCTAACCGCCCATCACCGGAGTCCGGTCCCAAATGCTCGGGATCAATTCGCCGCACTGATTGATATAGGCATAGTCGCGCTGGTCGATCGAACAGGGCCGATTGTAGTAGCCTGAATGCCAATGATGATGACCATGGACGTGGAGCGGTGGGTAAGCCCAATCATTCGTCGATTGCTGGGCGAATCCCATGCTCGCCGAGCCTAACAACGCAGCCGCAGCCAAAGCCAAAACCCATCTGGACATTGCGCGATCCTTCCATCCAACTCCGTAACTTGGCAATGTATTCAATATAAGCTTGGTTCGCTAAAAAGGCATTGCGCGACGTTGGCGCAAATTGACTTTCCGGCCGCGTTGCCCTTATAAACCGCGCTTGGCTGTTTTATGCAGGGCCGACTTTGAGAAGTCTTCGATTTTTCAGGGCCATGCTTGAGGGCTGTGTCTTCCCCGCTTGTTAATCTCCCGATCCGGCGTTGCCGGCGGGCGGATTTCGCGTTGACGGCGCAGCCAAATATTCGTGACGGAGCGAAAAAGTGAAGCGGACTTATCAACCCAGCAAGCTGGTGCGCAAGCGCCGCCACGGCTTTCGCGCCCGTATGGCGACGGTCGGCGGCCGCAAAGTGATCGCGACCCGGCGCGCACGCGGCCGCAAGCGGCTCTCGGCCTGAGCCGCGCCGCTCCGCTCCTCAATTTTTGAGGCATGCCGCCTCAGGACGGCCCATGCACAAGTCCGAGATCGCCGGCCGCGAATATCCGCCAGCTCGGCTGAGGACGCGGGCCGAGTTCGTCCGCACCGCCAAGGGGCGTCGCTTGCGCACGCCTTGTTTCAGCCTTCAGATGATGGCCCGGACGGCCTTGTCAGAGCCACAACCGCCGCGTTTCGGTTTCACGGTGACGAAGAAGCTTGGCAATGCCGTGCTACGTAACCGCATTCGCCGCCGCCTGAAAGAAGCCCTGCGGCGCGGGGCGGCGCTTTCCGGACGTCCAGACCATGATTATGTAATCCTCGCGCAGCCAGCCGCGCTGACCGAAGATTTCGCCGCGTTGCAGTTACAGATCAGCCAGGCCATTGCCGACATTCACGCGCCGCCACGCAAGCGCCGCACGCCATTGATGAAGGACTAGTTTCCGCGCCATGCCGCAAAATAATCGCAACCTCGTCTTGGCGATGGCCCTCTCGATCCTCGTGATCATCGGCTGGAATTATTTCTTCGCCGCCCCGCAATATCAGAAAGAGCATTCGGCCCAGCTGGCGCAACAGCAGGGGCAGCCGGTCCAACAGGCGCCGGGCTCACCCAATTCCTTGCCGCCGCGTTCACCCAACGCCCCACCGCAGGGCGGCCCGGCGAATGAAACGCCGCAGGCGATCATGACCCGCGACGCGGCGCTCGCGGCAACGACGCGCGTGCCGCTCGACAGCACGGCTTTGTTCGGCTCGATCAACCTCACCGGCGCGCGGATCGACGATGTTTCGCTCAAGGCCTATCGCGAAACGCCAAATCCCAAGAGCCCGAACATCGTCCTGCTCTCGCCCTCCTCCGCGCCCACGCCCTATTATGCGGAGATAGGCTATGTCAGCGCCACCGCAGGTCTGCCGCTGCCGGGCGCGACGACTGTCTGGAAATCCGACGGCGGCAAACTGACGTCCGAGACGCCGGT
This Methylovirgula sp. DNA region includes the following protein-coding sequences:
- the nadA gene encoding quinolinate synthase NadA, producing the protein MAEMDLLTRSDELYAKVSHRIPAIEWPFFSGDIEAIQRLKRERNAVILAHNYQTPEIYHCVADIVGDSLALAREAVDVDADVIVLAGVHFMAETAKLLNPKKKVLIPDMAAGCSLADSITPENVRELRRRYPGVPVVTYVNTSAAVKAESDICCTSGNARKIIESLGVPRVIMIPDEYLAKNIAAETGVEIITWKGHCEVHELFGTEEVAQLREDYPGVVILAHPECAPDVVQAADFSGSTAAIANYVEKKRPERVALLTECSMSDNISVHYPELEFIRPCNLCPHMKRITLSNIRRSLETMQHEVEIDPSTAVRARLSVERMLAVS
- the nadC gene encoding carboxylating nicotinate-nucleotide diphosphorylase, encoding MNLAPLSRLILEPLVRAALVEDLGLAGDITTNAIVPPEVETQALFVARKPGVVAGLDLAKLSLELVDPSLTFSVAKPDGTHVAAGETIATVSGKAAPILIGERVALNFLGHLSGIATATAKFVKAVEGHKAKIVCTRKTTPGLRAIEKYAVRAGGGQNHRFGLYDEVLIKDNHIAIAGGVTAALRRAKQHVGHMVKIEIEVDSLEQLREALSEKPDVVLLDNMTPAQLAEAVKIIDGRAITEASGGVSLETAAAVAASGVDLIAIGWLTHSAPTLDIGLDFPD
- a CDS encoding penicillin-binding protein activator yields the protein MFQSFGLARHFGRRLGARVGLAFTLLATLALGACEEVNPSASSNNNSDSFSASAPVTPVQTQPLPGAPSGPAGSSSVRVAMILPLTQASGAPSVVGVSLKNAADLAVSESGGNAVTFSYMDDHSTPDGAKTAAQQTITENDDIILGPLFSPSVRAVGEIAQAAHKPVIAFSTDTSTAAPGVYLLSFLIENYVDRIVDYAASQGKKSFAALIPNNDYGRVASAEFQQIAAQRGLRVVEIENYTPQTLTSAVGKVAAFGNQIDALFIPEQADAMPAMAHALRSAGLDSHKAQILGTGLWNDARVLGLAPLQGAWFAAPDNGGFQAFAQRYRTKYGSDPTRIATLGYDAASLVIALAKRGGGDKFSDNVLTNSGGFNGADGVFRFKPNGQNERALAIFEIESGSAVALSQAPRSFAGRGSAT
- a CDS encoding L-aspartate oxidase, producing MDIRDLEGRVLIVGGGIAGLMTALKLAPEPCVVLSRGPIGEDTSSILAQGGVAACIGSDDSVALQVADTLAAGDGLCDPSVVQKIIAGAPVAIADLVRLGVPFDRDANGNLRRGLEAAHSRHRIIHAGGDKTGREITLTLAAAVRSAPSVTILEGFAARRLNVEDGAVSGLIAESAAGPVFFRTDRVVIATGGVSGLFAHGTNPVGSSGQGLAIAARAGAILSDMEFVQFHPTALDGAGPQVSLISEAVRGEGAILVNEDGERFMASVAGADLAPRDVVARAVWAQLRAGHRTFLDARNIEDLPSHFPGVTQHCRAVGVDPVRDPIPVRPAAHYHMGGIKVDIEGRTNIDGLWAVGEAAATGLHGANRLASNSLLEALVCAGFVADSLKAARRRASPATPAAQPMRPNDLQSVRAIVSRVAGVLRDGTDLRRAAGELYPLAATNDAALVALMIVTAALRREESRGAHYRLDFTQKDAAPTWPRDIDVAQAFGVARELSLADVA
- the hemW gene encoding radical SAM family heme chaperone HemW, whose translation is MARQTASDPGFGVYVHWPFCLSKCPYCDFNSHVRSQAVDERRFVAAMAAELAHRASLTKGRTVRSVFFGGGTPSLMQAKSVAGVLEAIAKHWPVAPDVEVTLEANPSSVEAARFREYRAAGVNRVSIGVQSFNDTDLKALGRLHNAAEASNAIDVAAQVFDRYSFDLIYGRPNQTVKAWEAELKTALTRVRDHISLYQLTIEPDTMFERLHNAGKLAVPDSDLGRAFWDATQELTAMASLPAYEVSNHARRGAESRHNLIYWRYGEYAGVGPGAHGRIITPKGRRAHATERHPEMWLTVVEADGHALVEDELLSTEEQGDEFLLMGLRLSEGIEPARFEAVAGRRLDPGRIASLLADGMVEMTAAGRLRVSPEGFPVLDAVVADLAA
- a CDS encoding YraN family protein — its product is MVAKLGGPITAEARRQRARIAGRRAENWAALYLRLKGYRILARGYCVRGGEIDLVVRRGSNIVFVEVKYRPTLIAAMNAIDTWKRQRVSRAARVWLSANPWAAALTLRGDAVYLAPRQWPRHAIAAVALDFD
- the rsmI gene encoding 16S rRNA (cytidine(1402)-2'-O)-methyltransferase, which produces MSENQNALEGAPMFTAFGLRAEAVKLSPGLHVVATPIGNLGDISLRALSTLAAADAVIAEDTRVTKVLLAHYGISTPLVAYHEHNAAVMRPHLVARLTNGAALALVSDAGTPLISDPGYKLVAATLAEGLPVTSVPGASAVLTALVVAGLPTDRFFFEGFLPPKSAARRQRIAVLAPIPGTLVFFESQHRVAETLHDLAEVLGPRDAALARELTKVFETVRRGTLPELAETFAAEPPPKGEIVLLVGPPQDGALEIDAEELDRRLAKALETLSVKEAATVISVETGQPRRKVYARAVELSARNR